From one Desulfonatronovibrio magnus genomic stretch:
- a CDS encoding VPLPA-CTERM sorting domain-containing protein produces the protein MKNFSSMLVKAVLLAGTFILLACPSWAALYSGAWTPTSQSVEYFNVTFTDFSPDPNFRFFIYNKDTGEELTVFNHSQFFNAATIHYTESGGNYFANLGGNILNLGTRPHFWLGFDLGAGNVYEYSYSLLAGNDQYSLSLLDKIFISSDASPVPLPASFWLLGSALAGLVGFGRRFMNI, from the coding sequence ATGAAGAATTTTTCAAGCATGCTTGTGAAGGCTGTTTTACTGGCAGGTACTTTTATACTGCTTGCCTGCCCGTCATGGGCGGCCTTGTACAGTGGGGCATGGACACCCACCAGTCAATCAGTAGAGTATTTCAACGTAACCTTTACTGATTTTTCACCTGATCCAAATTTCAGGTTTTTCATTTACAACAAAGACACAGGAGAGGAATTAACGGTTTTTAATCATTCACAATTTTTTAATGCGGCTACCATCCATTATACTGAAAGTGGAGGCAACTATTTTGCCAACCTTGGTGGCAATATTCTCAACCTGGGAACCAGGCCCCACTTCTGGTTGGGTTTTGATCTCGGAGCCGGCAATGTTTACGAGTATTCCTACTCATTGCTGGCTGGCAACGATCAGTATTCACTTAGCCTTTTGGACAAAATTTTTATTTCTTCTGATGCTTCACCCGTTCCTTTGCCAGCTTCATTCTGGCTGCTGGGCTCTGCTCTGGCAGGACTTGTGGGATTCGGTAGAAGGTTCATGAATATCTGA